The Dokdonia donghaensis DSW-1 DNA window ACGAGACCGAGGTAGATAATTTTATGAAAGGTACAGCGGCAAGAAAAATTAGAAATCTAGAACCCGGTCCTCATACACTTTCCTTTAAAGCTTGGGATGTTTATAATAATTCATCCACTGCAGAGTTGCAATTTGTTGTTCTTGGAGATGATGAGATAGAGCTTGAGAATGTCCTTAACTACCCTAATCCATTTGTAAATTATACAGAGTTCTGGTTTAATCATAATCGCCCGTTTGAGCCTCTTGATGTTCAGGTTCAGATATTTACAGTGAGTGGTAAGGTGGTAAAAACTATAAATCAATCTGTGATGACAGAAGGTTTCTTGTCTAGAGATATCACTTGGGATGGTCTTGATGATTTTGGGCAAGCAATAGGAAAAGGTGTCTACATCTATAAGATAACCGTAAAATCTACGTTAACAAACAAGCGAGTGGAGAAAATCGAGAAGCTTGTAATCTTATAATTATAAAAAAAATAAAAGTCTATATTTACCAAAATTACCCTTTAGTATGAATAAGTTTTTATCGCTGTTAATAGCAGCTTTTATTTTGTCTAGTGCATCTATCCAGGCACAAGATGAGCCTAATACAATTACCACGGCAGTTCCTTTTCTTGCTATTGCTGGAGACGCACGTGCTGCGGGTATGGGAGAGCAGGGAGTTGCAACGAGTCCAGATGCTTATGCTGTACAATGGAACCCAGCAAAACTGGCCTTTCTACCAGATCAACATAACGTGGGTATAAACTACACACCTTACTTAGGAAACCTAGTAAATGATATAGGGCTGCTCCAGGCAGTCTACGCAAACCGTATTGATGACCGTAGCGCTTTTGCGGCAAGTCTACGTTATTTTAGCCTTGGTACTATTAATACAAGAACCGGTGCAGAAGGTCCTGGGTTAGATATTAAGCCTAATGAGTTTTCTATAGACGCAACATATGCTCTTAAGCTAGATGATCAATTCTCAATGGCGGTTTCTGGGCGCTTTTTACAGAGTAACTTGCGTATACAGCAACTCGATGAGTTTGCAGATGCCAGTCCGGCGAGTTCTTTTGGGGTAGATATCTCAGGTTATTACCAGTCTGAAGAGCAGGTGTATAACAACTTTGATGGTAGATGGAGAGCTGGATTTAATATCTCAAACATAGGTCCTAAAGTGAGTTATGACGATGCTGGTCAAGAAAACTTTATCCCAACTAACTTAAAGTTAGGAGGAGGTTTTGATTTCATACTAGATAGTTATAATAAAATATTTGTAGGTCTTGAGTTTAATAAACTACTCGTGCCTACACCACCTTTAAGAGGAAGAGTAGATACTAATGGAGATGGAGAAATCACATCTGAAGATGATGTTGTAATTATAGCAGGTCAAGATGATGATGTAAACTTCTTCTCAGGTATTTTTCAATCTTTTGGAGATGCGCCAGATGGATTTAGTGAAGAGTTAAAGGAAGTGACGTGGTCGCTTGCAACAGAGTATACGTATAATGATGTGTTTGCTTTAAGAGCAGGATACTTTAATGAAAGTGATATTAAAGGAGCGCGTAAATTTGCAACACTAGGAGCTGGGTTTGAGTTTAACTCAATAGACCTAGATCTATCTTATCTATTTTCTACAGGATCTGTAAGAAGTCCTTTGGAAAACACGCTTCGTTTTGGACTTACGTTTACCTTTGGTGAAGAGTACGACGAGTACTAGAATTAAGACTTTCGCTTAAAGCGAAATAACTTTATGGAAAAAATAAAAATCGAATCGTTTCTTGATGTGTATTCCTCTAAGGATGAGATTCCAGAAACGATTTCTTCTTTAATGGATGAAGCATTTGCTGCTAGAGAGCGAGCGTATGCTCCGTATTCTAACTTCTTAGTGGGTGCTGCTATTCTTCTTGATAATGGAGAGGTTGTTACCGGTAATAACCAAGAGAATGCTTGTTATCCCGCTGGATTATGTGCAGAGCGCACAGCCATTTTTTATGCATCTTCACAATATCCAGATGCAAAGATGCTCACAATGGCAATTACAGCACGCGCTAGAGATAAAGAAACTATAGATCCTATACCGCCGTGTGGTGTGTGCAGGCAAGCTATTGCAGAGTATGAAATCAAGCAAGAAGCGCCCATTGAGCTTTATTTTATGGGAGAAAAGGGTAAGGTGGTTAAGAGTGCCTCTTTAGAAAATATACTTCCGCTACTCTTTACTTCAAAGTATCTATAATAGGTTCACTAATAAAACCTATGTTGTGATGGGTGTGAGAGCGCTTTCGCGAAAGCGTAAAAAGGCAACTATTTATTACGAAAGCGATTGCGTAATTTTTCCTCTCTTACAGTTTTTACATATTCCTTTAAATCGTTATTTTTGTTATTCGCCTAAAAATGGGTGGCATTTATACGCTTTTAAATGAAAAAAATCACGAAGGAAACCTACCTTAATTGGTACGAAGAGATGCTCTTCTGGCGCAAGTTTGAAGACAAGCTAGCTCAAGTATATATTCAGCAAAAAGTACGTGGCTTTCTACACCTGTATAATGGGCAAGAAGCAATACTAGCAGGATCACTACACGCAATGGATTTATCTAAGGATAAAATGATTACTGCATACCGTAATCACGTGCAACCTATCGGGATGGGAGTAGACCCAAAGCGAGTAATGGCAGAGCTTTATGGTAAAGGAACTGGCACCTCACAAGGTCTTGGAGGTTCTATGCACATATTTTCTAAAGAAAAAGGATTTTACGGAGGTCACGGTATTGTAGGGGGGCAAATCCCACTAGGTGCAGGAATGGCTTTTGGAGATAAATATAACAAGACAGGTGCGGTGACGCTTTGCTACTTTGGAGACGGAGCAGCAAGACAAGGATCGCTACACGAGACATTTAATATGGCAATGCTCTGGAAACTTCCAGTAGTATTTTGTGTAGAAAATAATGGGTACGCAATGGGAACTTCTGTTGCGCGTACTGCAAACCACGAAGATATCTGGAAACTAGGTTTAGGATATGAGATGCCTTGTGGACCTGTAGATGCGATGAATCCTGTGGCCGTAGCCGAAGCGATGGACGAAGCTATCGAGAGAGCTCGCCGTGGTGACGGACCTACATTTTTAGAGCTCAAAACCTACCGTTATAGAGGTCACTCTATGTCTGATGCACAACACTATCGTACAAAAGATGAGGTGGCAGAGTATCAAAAAATAGATCCTATCACTCAGGTTAAGGAGGTTATCTTAGAAAAAGGTTATGCAACCGAAGAAGAGATAGATGAAATGGGCAAAAACGTTAAGAAACGCGTTGCAGAGTGTGAGAAGTTTGCAGAAGAAAGCCCATTCCCAGATGTAAATGTTATGTACGATGTAGTGTACGATCAAGAAGATTATCCATTCATACCTCATAGATTATAAGTTATGGCAGAAGTAATAAATATGCCGCGTCTGAGCGACACGATGGAAGAAGGAACAGTCGCTACCTGGTTAAAAAGCGTAGGTGACAAGGTAGAAGAAGGAGACATACTAGCAGAGATTGAGACAGATAAAGCTACAATGGAGTTTGAGTCTTTTAACGAGGGTGTATTATTACACATTGGGATAGAAGAGGGGCAAACAGCAAAGGTAGATACCCTACTTGCCATCATAGGTGAAGAAGGAGAAGACATCTCAGGACTGCTTACTGGTGACGCTTCCGCGAAAGAAGAAGAAACTTCAACTTCAGACTCAAGTGATTCAGAAGATAACGCAGAGGCAACAGCCGAAGATGATACACAAGAAGACACATCTAGCGATGTGCCAGAAGGAGTTATTGTTGTAACAATG harbors:
- the porV gene encoding type IX secretion system outer membrane channel protein PorV; the encoded protein is MNKFLSLLIAAFILSSASIQAQDEPNTITTAVPFLAIAGDARAAGMGEQGVATSPDAYAVQWNPAKLAFLPDQHNVGINYTPYLGNLVNDIGLLQAVYANRIDDRSAFAASLRYFSLGTINTRTGAEGPGLDIKPNEFSIDATYALKLDDQFSMAVSGRFLQSNLRIQQLDEFADASPASSFGVDISGYYQSEEQVYNNFDGRWRAGFNISNIGPKVSYDDAGQENFIPTNLKLGGGFDFILDSYNKIFVGLEFNKLLVPTPPLRGRVDTNGDGEITSEDDVVIIAGQDDDVNFFSGIFQSFGDAPDGFSEELKEVTWSLATEYTYNDVFALRAGYFNESDIKGARKFATLGAGFEFNSIDLDLSYLFSTGSVRSPLENTLRFGLTFTFGEEYDEY
- a CDS encoding cytidine deaminase, with amino-acid sequence MEKIKIESFLDVYSSKDEIPETISSLMDEAFAARERAYAPYSNFLVGAAILLDNGEVVTGNNQENACYPAGLCAERTAIFYASSQYPDAKMLTMAITARARDKETIDPIPPCGVCRQAIAEYEIKQEAPIELYFMGEKGKVVKSASLENILPLLFTSKYL
- the pdhA gene encoding pyruvate dehydrogenase (acetyl-transferring) E1 component subunit alpha gives rise to the protein MKKITKETYLNWYEEMLFWRKFEDKLAQVYIQQKVRGFLHLYNGQEAILAGSLHAMDLSKDKMITAYRNHVQPIGMGVDPKRVMAELYGKGTGTSQGLGGSMHIFSKEKGFYGGHGIVGGQIPLGAGMAFGDKYNKTGAVTLCYFGDGAARQGSLHETFNMAMLWKLPVVFCVENNGYAMGTSVARTANHEDIWKLGLGYEMPCGPVDAMNPVAVAEAMDEAIERARRGDGPTFLELKTYRYRGHSMSDAQHYRTKDEVAEYQKIDPITQVKEVILEKGYATEEEIDEMGKNVKKRVAECEKFAEESPFPDVNVMYDVVYDQEDYPFIPHRL